In a genomic window of Drosophila takahashii strain IR98-3 E-12201 chromosome 3L, DtakHiC1v2, whole genome shotgun sequence:
- the Frl gene encoding formin-like protein isoform X6 yields the protein MGAVKSRTITSADVDADEQLQHPHPHSHHHHSMRNGNHHQHNGSISSGTLQKQDLRYDIGCSSQYQHVRQPSLRSRSQQPMPTTDELDRRFAKVLASMDLPPDKAKLLRNYDDEKKWDMICDQEMVQAKDPPSHYLSKLRTYLDPKASRSHRKRKMVGESTSTQVLRDLEISLRTNHIEWVKEFLDDTNQGLDALVDYLSFRLQMMRHEQRLQGALCASEERLNLTSGGDGGEMVLGNSSSLSPGGGGGVMSHGSSTGHGLANGTLDSRQQHGNTLSYGFLRPTISDALDSPSLKRRSRHIAKLNMGAATDDIHVSIMCLRAIMNNKYGFNMVIQHREAINCIALSLIHKSLRTKALVLELLAAICLVKGGHEIILGSFDNFKDVCQEKRRFQTLMEYFMNFEAFNIDFMVACMQFMNIVVHSVEDMNYRVHLQYEFTALGLDKYLERIRLTESEELKVQISAYLDNVFDVAALMEDSETKTSALERVQELEDQLEREIDRNSEFLYKYAELESENLTLKTEREQLGMIRQKLEEELNVLQRMLQHNEQELKKRDTLLHTKNMELQTLTRSLPRSASSGDGSLVNGGLLAGSTSGAASLALPPPPPPMPASPTMSAAPPPPPPPAPPAPPPPPMMPGFSPLGSPNGSLTSTAPSPPHAPPMLGSFQPPPPPVAGFMPAPDGAMTIKRKVPTKYKLPTLNWIALKPNQVRGTIFNELDDEKIFKQIDFNEFEERFKIGIGGALRNGSSGTEVDGSLQSSKRFKRPDNVSLLEHTRLRNIAISRRKLGMPIDDVIAAIHSLDLKKLSLENVELLQKMVPTDAEIKSYKEYIIERKDQQLLTEEDKFMLQLSRVERISSKLAIMNYMGNFVDSVHLISPQVQSIAGASTSLKQSRKFKAVLEIVLAFGNYLNSNKRGPAYGFKLQSLDTLIDTKSTDKRSSLLHYIVATIRAKFPELLNFEGELYGTDKAASVALENVVADVQELEKGMDLVRKEAELRVKGAQTHILRDFLNNSEDKLKKIKSDLRHAQEAFKECVEYFGDSSRNADAAAFFALIVRFTRAFKQHDQENEQRLRLEKAAALAASKKESDQVLMRNKVNQKKQQLPSNGALSLQDAVINELKSKAHSVREKKLLQQDEVYNGALEDILLGLKSEPYRRADAVRRSQRRRIDNNRLSRTLEEMDC from the exons GCTTCGATGGACTTGCCACCGGATAAGGCAAAGCTACTTCGTAACTATGATGACGAGAAGAAATGGGACATGATATGTGATCAA gaaatgGTGCAGGCAAAGGATCCGCCCTCACATTACTTGAGTAAACTGCGAACATATTTGGACCCAAAGGCGTCACGGAGTCATCGG AAACGAAAAATGGTCGGCGAGTCCACATCCACCCAGGTGCTCCGGGATCTGGAGATCTCGCTGCGCACGAACCACATCGAGTGGGTGAAGGAGTTCCTGGATGACACGAACCAGGGTCTGGACGCCCTGGTCGACTATCTCAGCTTCAGGCTGCAGATGATGCGGCACGAGCAGCGCCTCCAGGGTGCCCTGTGTGCCTCCGAGGAGCGCTTGAATCTCACGAGCGGCGGCGATGGCGGTGAGATGGTGTTGGGCAACAGTAGTTCCCTAAGTCCAGGCGGTGGAGGTGGAGTCATGTCCCACGGCAGCAGTACAGGTCATGGTCTGGCCAACGGGACGCTGGATTCGAGGCAGCAGCACGGAAACACGTTGTCCTATGGATTCCTGCGACCCACCATTTCCGATGCCCTCGACAGTCCCAGTTTGAAGCGGAGGTCTCGGCACATTGCCAAATTGAACATGGGTGCGGCTACGGACGACATCCATGTGTCCATTATGTGCCTGCGTGCCATTATGAACAATAAGTATGGCTTTAATATGGTCATTCAGCATCGCGAGGCCATCAACTGCATTGCGCTGAGTCTCATCCACAAGTCGCTGAGGACGAAGGCCCTGGTTCTGGAGCTGCTGGCGGCCATTTGCCTGGTGAAGGGCGGACACGAGATCATCTTGGGTTCGTTCGACAACTTCAAGGACGTGTGTCAGGAGAAGCGGCGCTTCCAGACCCTCATGGAGTACTTCATGAACTTCGAGGCCTTCAACATAGACTTCATGGTGGCATGCATGCAGTTCATGAACATAGTGGTGCACTCGGTGGAGGACATGAACTACAGGGTGCATCTGCAGTACGAGTTCACGGCTCTGGGCCTGGACAAGTATCTGGAGCGGATTCGACTGACAGAGTCGGAGGAGCTGAAGGTACAGATCTCCGCCTATTTGGACAACGTCTTCGATGTGGCCGCCCTGATGGAAGATTCCGAGACGAAGACCTCGGCCCTGGAGCGAGTGCAGGAGCTTGAGGATCAGCTGGAGCGGGAAATCGATCGGAACTCTGAGTTCCTCTACAAGTATGCCGAACTGGAGTCCGAGAATCTTACGTTGAAGACGGAGCGAGAGCAGCTGGGCATGATACGGCAAAAGCTGGAGGAGGAACTGAATGTCCTGCAGCGGATGTTGCAGCACAACGAGCAGGAGCTGAAGAAGCGGGACACCCTTCTGCACACGAAGAATATGGAGCTGCAGACGCTCACACGCTCCCTGCCGCGCTCCGCCTCCAGTGGGGATGGCTCTCTTGTGAACGGTGGCCTCCTGGCTGGTTCCACTTCGGGGGCAGCCTCGCTAGCCTTGCCACCACCTCCGCCTCCAATGCCCGCCTCACCCACAATgtcagctgctcctcctccgcctccgccgccAGCCCCACCGGCTCCTCCACCGCCGCCCATGATGCCTGGCTTCAGTCCGTTGGGCAGTCCGAACGGTAGCCTCACCTCGACGGCGCCGTCGCCACCGCATGCCCCGCCCATGCTTGGCTCCTTCCAGCCACCACCGCCCCCAGTAGCGGGCTTTATGCCCGCTCCCGACGGCGCCATGACCATCAAGAGGAAGGTGCCCACCAAATACAAATTGCCCACCTTGAACTGGATAGCACTGAAGCCAAATCAG GTGCGTGGCACGATCTTCAACGAGCTGGATGACGAGAAGATCTTCAAGCAAATCGATTTCAACGAGTTCGAGGAGCGATTCAAGATCGGCATTGGCGGCGCCTTGCGCAACGGCAGCAGTGGAACCGAGGTCGATGGGTCGCTGCAGTCCAGCAAACGCTTCAAGAGGCCCGACAATGTCTCGCTACTGGAGCACACGAGGTTAAGAAACATTG CAATCTCCCGTCGCAAGCTGGGTATGCCCATTGACGATGTCATCGCTGCCATCCATAGTCTGGACCTGAAGAAACTCTCACTGGAGAACGTCGAGCTGCTGCAGAAGATGGTGCCCACGGATGCCGAGATCAAGTCCTACAAGGAGTACATCATCGAGCGCAAGGACCAGCAGCTGCTCACCGAAGAGGACAAGTTCATGCTGCAGTTGTCGCGAGTGGAGCGCATTTCGTCCAAGCTGGCCATCATGAACTACATGGGCAATTTTGTCGATAGCGTTCATCTCATTAGTCCG caAGTGCAATCGATAGCAGGAGCTTCGACTTCCCTGAAACAATCGCGGAAATTCAAGGCGGTTTTGGAAATAGTCCTAGCTTTTGGCAACTATCTCAACAGCAATAAGCGGGGACCAGCCTACGGCTTCAAGCTGCAATCGCTGGACACGCTGATCGATACGAAATCCACGGACAAGCGATCATCGCTGCTTCACTATATTGTGGCCACCATTCGGGCAAAGTTCCCGGAGCTGCTGAACTTCGAGGGCGAGCTGTATGGCACAGACAAGGCTGCGTCGGTGGCACTGGAGAATGTGGTGGCCGATGTCCAGGAGCTGGAAAAGGGCATGGATCTGGTACGCAAGGAGGCCGAGCTGCGGGTGAAGGGTGCTCAGACGCACATTCTGCGCGACTTCCTTAACAACAGCGAGGATAAGCTGAAGAAGATCAAGAGCGATCTGCGGCACGCACAGGAAGCCTTCAAGGAGTGCGTGGAGTATTTTGGTGACTCTTCGCGGAATGCCGATGCGGCTGCCTTCTTCGCGCTGATCGTACGCTTTACAAGAGCGTTTAAG cAACACGATCAGGAGAACGAGCAACGTCTTCGACTGGAGAAGGCCGCTGCGTTGGCCGCTTCCAAAAAGGAGAGCGACCAGGTGCTTATGCGCAACAAGGTTAaccagaagaagcagcag TTGCCCTCAAACGGCGCGTTATCCTTACAGGACGCAGTCATAAACGAGCTGAAGAGCAAGGCGCACTCGGTGCGCGAAAAGAAACTACTGCAGCAGGATGAGGTGTATAATGGAGCCCTGGAGGACATCCTGCTTGGGCTGAAGAGCGAGCCTTACCGGCGGGCAGATGCAGTGCGGCGGTCGCAGCGCCGGAGGATCGACAATAATCGTCTATCGCGCACCCTGGAGGAAATGGATTGCTAG
- the Frl gene encoding formin-like protein isoform X5 — protein sequence MGAVKSRTITSADVDADEQLQHPHPHSHHHHSMRNGNHHQHNGSISSGTLQKQDLRYDIGCSSQYQHVRQPSLRSRSQQPMPTTDELDRRFAKVLASMDLPPDKAKLLRNYDDEKKWDMICDQEMVQAKDPPSHYLSKLRTYLDPKASRSHRLYLFYFLCQKRKMVGESTSTQVLRDLEISLRTNHIEWVKEFLDDTNQGLDALVDYLSFRLQMMRHEQRLQGALCASEERLNLTSGGDGGEMVLGNSSSLSPGGGGGVMSHGSSTGHGLANGTLDSRQQHGNTLSYGFLRPTISDALDSPSLKRRSRHIAKLNMGAATDDIHVSIMCLRAIMNNKYGFNMVIQHREAINCIALSLIHKSLRTKALVLELLAAICLVKGGHEIILGSFDNFKDVCQEKRRFQTLMEYFMNFEAFNIDFMVACMQFMNIVVHSVEDMNYRVHLQYEFTALGLDKYLERIRLTESEELKVQISAYLDNVFDVAALMEDSETKTSALERVQELEDQLEREIDRNSEFLYKYAELESENLTLKTEREQLGMIRQKLEEELNVLQRMLQHNEQELKKRDTLLHTKNMELQTLTRSLPRSASSGDGSLVNGGLLAGSTSGAASLALPPPPPPMPASPTMSAAPPPPPPPAPPAPPPPPMMPGFSPLGSPNGSLTSTAPSPPHAPPMLGSFQPPPPPVAGFMPAPDGAMTIKRKVPTKYKLPTLNWIALKPNQVRGTIFNELDDEKIFKQIDFNEFEERFKIGIGGALRNGSSGTEVDGSLQSSKRFKRPDNVSLLEHTRLRNIAISRRKLGMPIDDVIAAIHSLDLKKLSLENVELLQKMVPTDAEIKSYKEYIIERKDQQLLTEEDKFMLQLSRVERISSKLAIMNYMGNFVDSVHLISPQVQSIAGASTSLKQSRKFKAVLEIVLAFGNYLNSNKRGPAYGFKLQSLDTLIDTKSTDKRSSLLHYIVATIRAKFPELLNFEGELYGTDKAASVALENVVADVQELEKGMDLVRKEAELRVKGAQTHILRDFLNNSEDKLKKIKSDLRHAQEAFKECVEYFGDSSRNADAAAFFALIVRFTRAFKQHDQENEQRLRLEKAAALAASKKESDQVLMRNKVNQKKQQLPSNGALSLQDAVINELKSKAHSVREKKLLQQDEVYNGALEDILLGLKSEPYRRADAVRRSQRRRIDNNRLSRTLEEMDC from the exons GCTTCGATGGACTTGCCACCGGATAAGGCAAAGCTACTTCGTAACTATGATGACGAGAAGAAATGGGACATGATATGTGATCAA gaaatgGTGCAGGCAAAGGATCCGCCCTCACATTACTTGAGTAAACTGCGAACATATTTGGACCCAAAGGCGTCACGGAGTCATCGG CTTTATCTCTTCTACTTTCTTTGTCAGAAACGAAAAATGGTCGGCGAGTCCACATCCACCCAGGTGCTCCGGGATCTGGAGATCTCGCTGCGCACGAACCACATCGAGTGGGTGAAGGAGTTCCTGGATGACACGAACCAGGGTCTGGACGCCCTGGTCGACTATCTCAGCTTCAGGCTGCAGATGATGCGGCACGAGCAGCGCCTCCAGGGTGCCCTGTGTGCCTCCGAGGAGCGCTTGAATCTCACGAGCGGCGGCGATGGCGGTGAGATGGTGTTGGGCAACAGTAGTTCCCTAAGTCCAGGCGGTGGAGGTGGAGTCATGTCCCACGGCAGCAGTACAGGTCATGGTCTGGCCAACGGGACGCTGGATTCGAGGCAGCAGCACGGAAACACGTTGTCCTATGGATTCCTGCGACCCACCATTTCCGATGCCCTCGACAGTCCCAGTTTGAAGCGGAGGTCTCGGCACATTGCCAAATTGAACATGGGTGCGGCTACGGACGACATCCATGTGTCCATTATGTGCCTGCGTGCCATTATGAACAATAAGTATGGCTTTAATATGGTCATTCAGCATCGCGAGGCCATCAACTGCATTGCGCTGAGTCTCATCCACAAGTCGCTGAGGACGAAGGCCCTGGTTCTGGAGCTGCTGGCGGCCATTTGCCTGGTGAAGGGCGGACACGAGATCATCTTGGGTTCGTTCGACAACTTCAAGGACGTGTGTCAGGAGAAGCGGCGCTTCCAGACCCTCATGGAGTACTTCATGAACTTCGAGGCCTTCAACATAGACTTCATGGTGGCATGCATGCAGTTCATGAACATAGTGGTGCACTCGGTGGAGGACATGAACTACAGGGTGCATCTGCAGTACGAGTTCACGGCTCTGGGCCTGGACAAGTATCTGGAGCGGATTCGACTGACAGAGTCGGAGGAGCTGAAGGTACAGATCTCCGCCTATTTGGACAACGTCTTCGATGTGGCCGCCCTGATGGAAGATTCCGAGACGAAGACCTCGGCCCTGGAGCGAGTGCAGGAGCTTGAGGATCAGCTGGAGCGGGAAATCGATCGGAACTCTGAGTTCCTCTACAAGTATGCCGAACTGGAGTCCGAGAATCTTACGTTGAAGACGGAGCGAGAGCAGCTGGGCATGATACGGCAAAAGCTGGAGGAGGAACTGAATGTCCTGCAGCGGATGTTGCAGCACAACGAGCAGGAGCTGAAGAAGCGGGACACCCTTCTGCACACGAAGAATATGGAGCTGCAGACGCTCACACGCTCCCTGCCGCGCTCCGCCTCCAGTGGGGATGGCTCTCTTGTGAACGGTGGCCTCCTGGCTGGTTCCACTTCGGGGGCAGCCTCGCTAGCCTTGCCACCACCTCCGCCTCCAATGCCCGCCTCACCCACAATgtcagctgctcctcctccgcctccgccgccAGCCCCACCGGCTCCTCCACCGCCGCCCATGATGCCTGGCTTCAGTCCGTTGGGCAGTCCGAACGGTAGCCTCACCTCGACGGCGCCGTCGCCACCGCATGCCCCGCCCATGCTTGGCTCCTTCCAGCCACCACCGCCCCCAGTAGCGGGCTTTATGCCCGCTCCCGACGGCGCCATGACCATCAAGAGGAAGGTGCCCACCAAATACAAATTGCCCACCTTGAACTGGATAGCACTGAAGCCAAATCAG GTGCGTGGCACGATCTTCAACGAGCTGGATGACGAGAAGATCTTCAAGCAAATCGATTTCAACGAGTTCGAGGAGCGATTCAAGATCGGCATTGGCGGCGCCTTGCGCAACGGCAGCAGTGGAACCGAGGTCGATGGGTCGCTGCAGTCCAGCAAACGCTTCAAGAGGCCCGACAATGTCTCGCTACTGGAGCACACGAGGTTAAGAAACATTG CAATCTCCCGTCGCAAGCTGGGTATGCCCATTGACGATGTCATCGCTGCCATCCATAGTCTGGACCTGAAGAAACTCTCACTGGAGAACGTCGAGCTGCTGCAGAAGATGGTGCCCACGGATGCCGAGATCAAGTCCTACAAGGAGTACATCATCGAGCGCAAGGACCAGCAGCTGCTCACCGAAGAGGACAAGTTCATGCTGCAGTTGTCGCGAGTGGAGCGCATTTCGTCCAAGCTGGCCATCATGAACTACATGGGCAATTTTGTCGATAGCGTTCATCTCATTAGTCCG caAGTGCAATCGATAGCAGGAGCTTCGACTTCCCTGAAACAATCGCGGAAATTCAAGGCGGTTTTGGAAATAGTCCTAGCTTTTGGCAACTATCTCAACAGCAATAAGCGGGGACCAGCCTACGGCTTCAAGCTGCAATCGCTGGACACGCTGATCGATACGAAATCCACGGACAAGCGATCATCGCTGCTTCACTATATTGTGGCCACCATTCGGGCAAAGTTCCCGGAGCTGCTGAACTTCGAGGGCGAGCTGTATGGCACAGACAAGGCTGCGTCGGTGGCACTGGAGAATGTGGTGGCCGATGTCCAGGAGCTGGAAAAGGGCATGGATCTGGTACGCAAGGAGGCCGAGCTGCGGGTGAAGGGTGCTCAGACGCACATTCTGCGCGACTTCCTTAACAACAGCGAGGATAAGCTGAAGAAGATCAAGAGCGATCTGCGGCACGCACAGGAAGCCTTCAAGGAGTGCGTGGAGTATTTTGGTGACTCTTCGCGGAATGCCGATGCGGCTGCCTTCTTCGCGCTGATCGTACGCTTTACAAGAGCGTTTAAG cAACACGATCAGGAGAACGAGCAACGTCTTCGACTGGAGAAGGCCGCTGCGTTGGCCGCTTCCAAAAAGGAGAGCGACCAGGTGCTTATGCGCAACAAGGTTAaccagaagaagcagcag TTGCCCTCAAACGGCGCGTTATCCTTACAGGACGCAGTCATAAACGAGCTGAAGAGCAAGGCGCACTCGGTGCGCGAAAAGAAACTACTGCAGCAGGATGAGGTGTATAATGGAGCCCTGGAGGACATCCTGCTTGGGCTGAAGAGCGAGCCTTACCGGCGGGCAGATGCAGTGCGGCGGTCGCAGCGCCGGAGGATCGACAATAATCGTCTATCGCGCACCCTGGAGGAAATGGATTGCTAG
- the Frl gene encoding formin-like protein isoform X1, which yields MGAVKSRTITSADVDADEQLQHPHPHSHHHHSMRNGNHHQHNGSISSGTLQKQDLRYDIGCSSQYQHVRQPSLRSRSQQPMPTTDELDRRFAKVLASMDLPPDKAKLLRNYDDEKKWDMICDQEMVQAKDPPSHYLSKLRTYLDPKASRSHRLYLFYFLCQKRKMVGESTSTQVLRDLEISLRTNHIEWVKEFLDDTNQGLDALVDYLSFRLQMMRHEQRLQGALCASEERLNLTSGGDGGEMVLGNSSSLSPGGGGGVMSHGSSTGHGLANGTLDSRQQHGNTLSYGFLRPTISDALDSPSLKRRSRHIAKLNMGAATDDIHVSIMCLRAIMNNKYGFNMVIQHREAINCIALSLIHKSLRTKALVLELLAAICLVKGGHEIILGSFDNFKDVCQEKRRFQTLMEYFMNFEAFNIDFMVACMQFMNIVVHSVEDMNYRVHLQYEFTALGLDKYLERIRLTESEELKVQISAYLDNVFDVAALMEDSETKTSALERVQELEDQLEREIDRNSEFLYKYAELESENLTLKTEREQLGMIRQKLEEELNVLQRMLQHNEQELKKRDTLLHTKNMELQTLTRSLPRSASSGDGSLVNGGLLAGSTSGAASLALPPPPPPMPASPTMSAAPPPPPPPAPPAPPPPPMMPGFSPLGSPNGSLTSTAPSPPHAPPMLGSFQPPPPPVAGFMPAPDGAMTIKRKVPTKYKLPTLNWIALKPNQVRGTIFNELDDEKIFKQIDFNEFEERFKIGIGGALRNGSSGTEVDGSLQSSKRFKRPDNVSLLEHTRLRNIAISRRKLGMPIDDVIAAIHSLDLKKLSLENVELLQKMVPTDAEIKSYKEYIIERKDQQLLTEEDKFMLQLSRVERISSKLAIMNYMGNFVDSVHLISPQVQSIAGASTSLKQSRKFKAVLEIVLAFGNYLNSNKRGPAYGFKLQSLDTLIDTKSTDKRSSLLHYIVATIRAKFPELLNFEGELYGTDKAASVALENVVADVQELEKGMDLVRKEAELRVKGAQTHILRDFLNNSEDKLKKIKSDLRHAQEAFKECVEYFGDSSRNADAAAFFALIVRFTRAFKQHDQENEQRLRLEKAAALAASKKESDQVLMRNKVNQKKQQDAVINELKSKAHSVREKKLLQQDEVYNGALEDILLGLKSEPYRRADAVRRSQRRRIDNNRLSRTLEEMDC from the exons GCTTCGATGGACTTGCCACCGGATAAGGCAAAGCTACTTCGTAACTATGATGACGAGAAGAAATGGGACATGATATGTGATCAA gaaatgGTGCAGGCAAAGGATCCGCCCTCACATTACTTGAGTAAACTGCGAACATATTTGGACCCAAAGGCGTCACGGAGTCATCGG CTTTATCTCTTCTACTTTCTTTGTCAGAAACGAAAAATGGTCGGCGAGTCCACATCCACCCAGGTGCTCCGGGATCTGGAGATCTCGCTGCGCACGAACCACATCGAGTGGGTGAAGGAGTTCCTGGATGACACGAACCAGGGTCTGGACGCCCTGGTCGACTATCTCAGCTTCAGGCTGCAGATGATGCGGCACGAGCAGCGCCTCCAGGGTGCCCTGTGTGCCTCCGAGGAGCGCTTGAATCTCACGAGCGGCGGCGATGGCGGTGAGATGGTGTTGGGCAACAGTAGTTCCCTAAGTCCAGGCGGTGGAGGTGGAGTCATGTCCCACGGCAGCAGTACAGGTCATGGTCTGGCCAACGGGACGCTGGATTCGAGGCAGCAGCACGGAAACACGTTGTCCTATGGATTCCTGCGACCCACCATTTCCGATGCCCTCGACAGTCCCAGTTTGAAGCGGAGGTCTCGGCACATTGCCAAATTGAACATGGGTGCGGCTACGGACGACATCCATGTGTCCATTATGTGCCTGCGTGCCATTATGAACAATAAGTATGGCTTTAATATGGTCATTCAGCATCGCGAGGCCATCAACTGCATTGCGCTGAGTCTCATCCACAAGTCGCTGAGGACGAAGGCCCTGGTTCTGGAGCTGCTGGCGGCCATTTGCCTGGTGAAGGGCGGACACGAGATCATCTTGGGTTCGTTCGACAACTTCAAGGACGTGTGTCAGGAGAAGCGGCGCTTCCAGACCCTCATGGAGTACTTCATGAACTTCGAGGCCTTCAACATAGACTTCATGGTGGCATGCATGCAGTTCATGAACATAGTGGTGCACTCGGTGGAGGACATGAACTACAGGGTGCATCTGCAGTACGAGTTCACGGCTCTGGGCCTGGACAAGTATCTGGAGCGGATTCGACTGACAGAGTCGGAGGAGCTGAAGGTACAGATCTCCGCCTATTTGGACAACGTCTTCGATGTGGCCGCCCTGATGGAAGATTCCGAGACGAAGACCTCGGCCCTGGAGCGAGTGCAGGAGCTTGAGGATCAGCTGGAGCGGGAAATCGATCGGAACTCTGAGTTCCTCTACAAGTATGCCGAACTGGAGTCCGAGAATCTTACGTTGAAGACGGAGCGAGAGCAGCTGGGCATGATACGGCAAAAGCTGGAGGAGGAACTGAATGTCCTGCAGCGGATGTTGCAGCACAACGAGCAGGAGCTGAAGAAGCGGGACACCCTTCTGCACACGAAGAATATGGAGCTGCAGACGCTCACACGCTCCCTGCCGCGCTCCGCCTCCAGTGGGGATGGCTCTCTTGTGAACGGTGGCCTCCTGGCTGGTTCCACTTCGGGGGCAGCCTCGCTAGCCTTGCCACCACCTCCGCCTCCAATGCCCGCCTCACCCACAATgtcagctgctcctcctccgcctccgccgccAGCCCCACCGGCTCCTCCACCGCCGCCCATGATGCCTGGCTTCAGTCCGTTGGGCAGTCCGAACGGTAGCCTCACCTCGACGGCGCCGTCGCCACCGCATGCCCCGCCCATGCTTGGCTCCTTCCAGCCACCACCGCCCCCAGTAGCGGGCTTTATGCCCGCTCCCGACGGCGCCATGACCATCAAGAGGAAGGTGCCCACCAAATACAAATTGCCCACCTTGAACTGGATAGCACTGAAGCCAAATCAG GTGCGTGGCACGATCTTCAACGAGCTGGATGACGAGAAGATCTTCAAGCAAATCGATTTCAACGAGTTCGAGGAGCGATTCAAGATCGGCATTGGCGGCGCCTTGCGCAACGGCAGCAGTGGAACCGAGGTCGATGGGTCGCTGCAGTCCAGCAAACGCTTCAAGAGGCCCGACAATGTCTCGCTACTGGAGCACACGAGGTTAAGAAACATTG CAATCTCCCGTCGCAAGCTGGGTATGCCCATTGACGATGTCATCGCTGCCATCCATAGTCTGGACCTGAAGAAACTCTCACTGGAGAACGTCGAGCTGCTGCAGAAGATGGTGCCCACGGATGCCGAGATCAAGTCCTACAAGGAGTACATCATCGAGCGCAAGGACCAGCAGCTGCTCACCGAAGAGGACAAGTTCATGCTGCAGTTGTCGCGAGTGGAGCGCATTTCGTCCAAGCTGGCCATCATGAACTACATGGGCAATTTTGTCGATAGCGTTCATCTCATTAGTCCG caAGTGCAATCGATAGCAGGAGCTTCGACTTCCCTGAAACAATCGCGGAAATTCAAGGCGGTTTTGGAAATAGTCCTAGCTTTTGGCAACTATCTCAACAGCAATAAGCGGGGACCAGCCTACGGCTTCAAGCTGCAATCGCTGGACACGCTGATCGATACGAAATCCACGGACAAGCGATCATCGCTGCTTCACTATATTGTGGCCACCATTCGGGCAAAGTTCCCGGAGCTGCTGAACTTCGAGGGCGAGCTGTATGGCACAGACAAGGCTGCGTCGGTGGCACTGGAGAATGTGGTGGCCGATGTCCAGGAGCTGGAAAAGGGCATGGATCTGGTACGCAAGGAGGCCGAGCTGCGGGTGAAGGGTGCTCAGACGCACATTCTGCGCGACTTCCTTAACAACAGCGAGGATAAGCTGAAGAAGATCAAGAGCGATCTGCGGCACGCACAGGAAGCCTTCAAGGAGTGCGTGGAGTATTTTGGTGACTCTTCGCGGAATGCCGATGCGGCTGCCTTCTTCGCGCTGATCGTACGCTTTACAAGAGCGTTTAAG cAACACGATCAGGAGAACGAGCAACGTCTTCGACTGGAGAAGGCCGCTGCGTTGGCCGCTTCCAAAAAGGAGAGCGACCAGGTGCTTATGCGCAACAAGGTTAaccagaagaagcagcag GACGCAGTCATAAACGAGCTGAAGAGCAAGGCGCACTCGGTGCGCGAAAAGAAACTACTGCAGCAGGATGAGGTGTATAATGGAGCCCTGGAGGACATCCTGCTTGGGCTGAAGAGCGAGCCTTACCGGCGGGCAGATGCAGTGCGGCGGTCGCAGCGCCGGAGGATCGACAATAATCGTCTATCGCGCACCCTGGAGGAAATGGATTGCTAG